A single region of the Thermodesulfobacteriota bacterium genome encodes:
- a CDS encoding ferritin family protein, whose protein sequence is MLSKIPINLDKVKAKDLDKEILRAAIIAELDAINLYEQMAALTQSKNLKKILLDVAREEKTHVGEFQALLLKEDKEQVEELEEGRKEVEEELAK, encoded by the coding sequence ATGTTATCAAAGATACCCATCAATCTGGATAAGGTAAAGGCAAAGGACCTGGACAAGGAGATACTGCGGGCGGCGATAATAGCGGAATTGGATGCCATAAATCTGTATGAACAGATGGCGGCGCTGACCCAGAGCAAAAATCTTAAAAAGATACTTTTAGACGTAGCCAGAGAGGAAAAGACGCACGTGGGAGAGTTTCAGGCCCTGCTGTTAAAAGAAGATAAGGAGCAGGTAGAGGAACTGGAAGAGGGCAGAAAGGAAGTGGAGGAAGAACTGGCAAAATAA
- a CDS encoding FAD/NAD(P)-binding protein: MSNNIYLPHIAVIKDIKEETGDIKTFTLAFKDRKLKKSFSFRPGQFMMVSVFQAGEVPISISSSPTQPGNLQLSIKKAGSLTGKIHGHKVGDEIGLRGPYGRSFPVERLIGKNLLFVAGGIGLAPLRSLINYALDKRAEFGRVTILHGARTPSDIPFRHELSRWPKERDVKVLVTVDRPDSKWRGNVGPVTTLWNKADLSGQDTLAIICGPPVMISFVVMDLLKMGFSEDDIISTLERHMKCGVGKCGHCSIGHQLTCVDGPVFTYREMKELPTDL, translated from the coding sequence ATGAGCAACAATATCTATCTCCCGCATATTGCCGTTATTAAGGATATAAAGGAAGAAACCGGCGATATAAAGACCTTTACTCTGGCGTTTAAAGACAGAAAATTGAAAAAATCCTTTTCCTTCCGGCCCGGGCAATTCATGATGGTCTCCGTCTTTCAGGCCGGTGAGGTCCCGATATCCATAAGCTCCTCCCCTACTCAACCGGGAAATTTGCAGTTAAGCATAAAAAAGGCCGGCTCTTTAACCGGGAAGATACATGGGCACAAAGTTGGTGATGAGATCGGCCTCAGAGGGCCTTACGGCCGGAGTTTTCCCGTGGAAAGGCTGATCGGGAAGAATCTGTTATTTGTGGCCGGAGGCATAGGACTGGCTCCCTTGCGCAGTCTGATTAACTACGCACTGGATAAGAGAGCGGAATTCGGCCGGGTTACCATCCTGCATGGAGCGAGAACCCCATCCGATATCCCCTTCAGGCATGAACTGTCCCGCTGGCCCAAGGAAAGGGACGTTAAAGTCCTGGTGACTGTGGATCGTCCGGATTCAAAATGGAGGGGGAACGTAGGCCCGGTCACTACCTTATGGAACAAGGCCGACCTCTCCGGTCAGGACACCCTGGCTATTATCTGCGGCCCACCGGTGATGATCTCCTTTGTAGTTATGGATCTTCTCAAGATGGGATTTTCCGAAGATGATATTATCTCCACCCTGGAAAGGCATATGAAATGCGGGGTGGGCAAGTGCGGGCATTGCAGCATTGGTCACCAACTGACCTGTGTGGACGGCCCGGTCTTTACCTACCGGGAGATGAAAGAGCTGCCGACAGATTTGTAA
- a CDS encoding superoxide dismutase, which yields METSRLYTLPELPYGYKDLEPHISEEQLRIHHDKHHLAYVNGANAILEKLDKARKDGADPDMKSTLKELSFHIGGHLLHSLFWGNLAPAGKGGVMPGGTIGDVIAKEFGGPDRFKKEFTQTAVSVEGSGWAALTFCRKTNRPIIMQVEKHNINVYPMFKILMVIDVWEHAYYLDYKNERARFVDAFWNIVNWNEVNKRLEALLK from the coding sequence ATGGAAACATCGAGATTATATACCCTGCCGGAGCTGCCTTACGGATATAAGGACTTGGAACCGCACATATCAGAAGAACAACTAAGGATACACCACGACAAACACCATCTGGCCTACGTTAATGGCGCCAATGCCATACTGGAGAAGCTGGATAAGGCCAGAAAAGACGGCGCTGATCCGGACATGAAATCGACCCTCAAGGAACTCTCATTCCACATAGGCGGACATCTGCTGCACTCGTTATTTTGGGGCAATCTGGCTCCGGCTGGTAAGGGTGGTGTAATGCCGGGAGGGACAATCGGCGATGTTATAGCAAAAGAATTCGGCGGCCCAGATCGGTTCAAAAAGGAATTTACCCAGACGGCAGTGAGCGTAGAAGGTTCCGGGTGGGCGGCGCTTACCTTTTGCCGTAAGACCAACAGGCCCATCATTATGCAGGTGGAAAAGCACAATATAAACGTCTATCCGATGTTTAAAATACTTATGGTTATTGATGTCTGGGAGCATGCGTATTACCTCGATTACAAAAACGAGAGGGCCAGATTTGTCGATGCCTTCTGGAATATTGTTAACTGGAATGAGGTAAACAAGAGACTGGAAGCATTGTTAAAGTAG
- a CDS encoding cytochrome B6 has translation MKRHTWKYGWALVVIFALALIVWGIAYAQGHGKKRTSSYAPVVITEEITTTMARMKADKPKVMQRQMDLLNERYDLSNRPAKGVMMSGGKPVQEGVRSKLPKGMTWEKLAAMNPEEIQEKNLWPAGFYPLPHPNHSEGGMVFPKFHIEEVKKQTGRDLTRFDLDFDLPDHLLPEFPAPIYLTTRPDLGDVSQGKLVTIDNYYELFDGILNPKQIEGLRLLVTPFPQQQFNAAEDRRSEKASLGVACFDCHANGHTNSATHLVGDIRPQEFRHRLDTPSLRGVNIQRLFGSQRALKSIEDFTEFEQRAAYFDGDPVIATKKGVNILERGSQVHFMAEFQSLLDFPPAPKLNIYGMFDPQKATVEEVKGQEIFFGKAKCAVCHPAPYYTDNLMHNLKTERFYKPRMINGRMASADGPIKTFPLRGIKDSPPYLHDGRLLTLEDTVEFFNLIQGLNLTAEEKKWLVAFMRAL, from the coding sequence ATGAAACGACATACATGGAAGTATGGATGGGCGCTGGTGGTGATTTTTGCCCTGGCGCTCATTGTCTGGGGTATAGCCTATGCTCAGGGACATGGAAAAAAAAGGACAAGTAGTTACGCCCCCGTAGTCATTACTGAAGAAATTACCACTACCATGGCCCGGATGAAAGCGGATAAACCTAAGGTGATGCAGCGGCAAATGGATTTGCTCAACGAGCGCTACGACTTGAGTAACCGCCCGGCCAAAGGCGTAATGATGTCCGGCGGTAAACCTGTCCAGGAGGGTGTAAGGAGCAAACTTCCCAAAGGGATGACCTGGGAAAAGTTGGCTGCCATGAATCCGGAAGAAATACAGGAAAAGAATTTATGGCCCGCGGGCTTTTATCCGCTGCCTCATCCCAACCATTCTGAAGGAGGCATGGTTTTTCCTAAGTTCCACATTGAGGAGGTGAAAAAACAGACGGGGCGTGACCTGACCCGCTTTGATCTGGATTTTGATTTACCCGATCACCTGTTACCTGAATTTCCTGCTCCAATCTATCTTACCACACGGCCTGACCTGGGTGACGTCTCGCAAGGCAAGCTGGTGACTATTGATAATTACTATGAGCTATTTGATGGTATATTGAACCCTAAGCAAATAGAAGGCCTGCGGTTGTTGGTGACACCTTTCCCACAGCAGCAGTTTAATGCCGCTGAAGATCGACGTTCCGAGAAGGCGAGCCTCGGAGTAGCCTGTTTCGATTGTCATGCGAATGGCCATACGAATTCGGCTACCCACTTGGTAGGGGATATCCGTCCCCAAGAGTTTCGCCATCGCCTTGACACACCGTCTTTGCGTGGAGTCAATATTCAGCGACTTTTTGGTTCTCAGCGCGCGCTGAAATCCATTGAGGATTTTACGGAGTTTGAGCAGCGTGCGGCTTACTTTGATGGTGATCCGGTTATTGCCACAAAAAAGGGTGTGAACATCCTTGAACGGGGCAGTCAGGTCCACTTTATGGCGGAATTCCAGTCGCTGTTAGATTTTCCACCGGCCCCCAAGCTAAATATCTACGGCATGTTTGATCCTCAAAAAGCTACTGTAGAGGAGGTAAAAGGGCAGGAGATATTTTTCGGTAAGGCTAAGTGTGCGGTGTGCCATCCAGCTCCTTACTACACGGATAACCTCATGCACAACCTAAAGACGGAGCGTTTTTATAAACCGCGTATGATCAATGGCCGCATGGCCAGCGCTGATGGTCCTATTAAGACCTTTCCTTTGCGGGGCATCAAGGACTCACCTCCATATCTCCATGACGGGCGGTTGTTGACGCTGGAAGACACCGTGGAGTTTTTTAACCTCATTCAGGGACTCAACCTGACCGCAGAAGAAAAGAAGTGGCTGGTGGCCTTTATGCGGGCACTTTAA
- a CDS encoding ZIP family metal transporter — protein sequence MADFFQDLHPVLQALLATCFTWVMTALGAATVFLVRDINRKTLDGMLGFAGGVMIAASYWSLLAPAIEMSEGKGVPAWFPAAAGFLAGGIFLWTIDKILPHLHLGFSIEEAEGIRTSWRRTTLLILAITLHNIPEGLAVGVAFGAVGADLPYATLPAAIALAVGIGIQNFPEGLAVSMPLRREGQSRLKSFWYGQLSAVVEPVTGVLGAGAVVLARPALPYALAFAAGAMIFVVVEELVPESQRSGNTDVATMGLLAGFAVMMVLDVAFG from the coding sequence ATGGCAGATTTTTTTCAAGACCTTCATCCTGTACTGCAGGCGCTGCTGGCAACGTGCTTTACCTGGGTGATGACCGCTCTGGGCGCAGCCACTGTATTCCTGGTCAGGGATATAAACAGAAAGACACTTGACGGGATGCTGGGTTTTGCGGGCGGGGTTATGATCGCAGCCAGTTATTGGTCGCTGCTCGCGCCGGCCATTGAGATGTCGGAAGGCAAGGGTGTTCCGGCCTGGTTTCCGGCTGCGGCAGGCTTCCTGGCCGGGGGCATTTTCCTGTGGACTATAGATAAAATACTGCCGCACCTCCACCTGGGCTTTAGCATAGAGGAGGCTGAAGGTATAAGGACGTCATGGCGCCGCACGACCTTGCTTATTCTGGCTATAACGTTACACAATATTCCCGAGGGGTTGGCAGTCGGAGTGGCCTTCGGGGCGGTAGGAGCAGATCTGCCTTATGCGACCTTACCGGCAGCCATCGCCCTGGCCGTGGGTATCGGAATCCAGAACTTTCCGGAGGGGCTGGCGGTCTCTATGCCCCTTCGGCGTGAAGGGCAATCCCGCCTGAAAAGTTTCTGGTATGGGCAGTTGTCTGCGGTAGTTGAGCCGGTAACGGGGGTCCTCGGCGCCGGAGCGGTTGTCCTGGCCCGGCCTGCGCTGCCGTATGCCCTGGCTTTTGCTGCGGGCGCCATGATTTTTGTCGTGGTTGAGGAACTGGTACCGGAGTCTCAGCGTAGTGGTAACACGGACGTGGCTACTATGGGTCTCCTGGCCGGGTTTGCCGTTATGATGGTTCTTGACGTGGCCTTTGGTTAG
- a CDS encoding 4Fe-4S dicluster domain-containing protein → MRRASGKGEMMTDKLILYKEHLNSFLRKITKGFELIAPVRNTYGDTLFEVISSVDDVRIDLTNRPILSPKRFFMPQVETLFAYRYDKSGYTFKDAADSTPRVIFGLRSCDTRGILFYDLIFQEGLKDKYYLDRRKDTILINLGCNQPGENCFCKSAQSGPFLTYGYDIQLTDLGDRFFVEIGRPRGRELLAGWSYFFRPATQTDIDAQYEVVLESESKFRHRLDFDAAIEKLINQEVDPAVWEELGNRCQNCGGCAYVCPTCYCFNIFDSPGSGKEGERLRTWDACTFAGFSRLAGGYNPRQDKAQRIKRRFYHKLFYDKQKYNIPSCVGCGRCADICFGRIDMLSFIRLISEQRERTHESAHRRLGELLLEAGLISRKDLDSAIEKQAATGKPLGAQLIEMGMADKEAIARALGYQLKIPGTTETIED, encoded by the coding sequence ATGCGCCGTGCGTCTGGAAAAGGTGAAATGATGACCGATAAACTCATCCTGTACAAAGAACACCTGAACAGCTTCCTGCGCAAGATAACCAAGGGATTTGAACTCATAGCGCCGGTCCGGAATACCTATGGGGATACGTTATTCGAGGTTATTTCATCTGTAGATGATGTCCGTATCGATCTGACCAATCGACCCATCCTCTCTCCCAAGCGTTTCTTCATGCCACAAGTGGAGACACTTTTTGCGTACCGTTATGATAAATCCGGTTATACATTTAAAGACGCGGCAGACAGTACGCCCCGGGTCATTTTCGGCCTTCGCTCCTGTGACACGCGGGGAATACTCTTTTACGACCTGATCTTTCAGGAAGGCCTGAAGGACAAATATTACCTGGACCGGCGCAAGGATACCATCCTTATCAACTTAGGCTGCAATCAGCCCGGAGAAAACTGCTTCTGCAAGAGCGCCCAGAGCGGCCCCTTTTTGACTTACGGCTATGATATCCAGTTAACAGATCTCGGTGATAGATTCTTTGTGGAAATCGGCCGGCCGCGAGGCCGGGAACTCCTGGCCGGATGGTCTTACTTTTTTCGTCCGGCTACGCAAACGGATATAGACGCGCAGTATGAGGTAGTCCTGGAATCGGAGAGTAAATTCCGGCACCGCCTCGATTTCGATGCCGCCATAGAAAAACTCATAAACCAGGAAGTTGACCCGGCTGTATGGGAAGAACTGGGCAACCGCTGTCAGAACTGCGGCGGCTGTGCCTATGTCTGCCCCACCTGCTACTGCTTCAATATATTCGACAGCCCAGGCTCCGGGAAAGAAGGGGAACGCCTCAGAACCTGGGACGCCTGCACCTTTGCCGGCTTCAGCAGATTGGCTGGAGGATACAACCCGCGTCAGGATAAGGCCCAGCGGATAAAAAGGCGCTTTTATCACAAGTTGTTCTATGACAAACAGAAGTATAACATCCCCAGTTGCGTGGGCTGCGGCCGCTGCGCGGACATCTGTTTTGGCCGTATAGACATGTTAAGTTTCATCCGTCTCATCTCCGAACAAAGAGAGAGGACGCACGAATCCGCCCATCGGAGACTAGGGGAACTGCTCCTTGAGGCCGGGCTTATCAGCCGGAAAGATTTGGATTCGGCAATAGAGAAACAGGCCGCGACCGGGAAGCCCTTGGGCGCTCAATTGATTGAAATGGGCATGGCGGATAAGGAAGCGATTGCCAGGGCCCTTGGCTACCAACTGAAGATACCCGGCACAACAGAAACTATAGAAGACTAA